In Candidatus Cloacimonadota bacterium, a single genomic region encodes these proteins:
- the rpmF gene encoding 50S ribosomal protein L32: MAVPKQKTSKTRRDKRRSHEALTPPAVSLCSKCGEPVRPHHVCDNCGTYAGRQIKAVKE; this comes from the coding sequence ATGGCCGTTCCCAAACAGAAAACTTCGAAAACTCGCAGAGATAAAAGAAGATCGCACGAAGCGCTCACGCCACCAGCGGTGAGTCTTTGCTCCAAATGTGGCGAGCCGGTTCGCCCGCACCACGTTTGTGACAATTGCGGCACCTACGCCGGCAGGCAGATTAAAGCCGTTAAGGAGTAA
- the plsX gene encoding phosphate acyltransferase PlsX — MRIALDAFGSDRAPHPEVEGAVLAIKEEVCETVLLVGDETILQAELDKYYYDRSRIQIVHASQRISMDDSAAESVRSKRDSSMVKTVELHKKGEADAAVSAGNSGAFMGASLLGYGRIKGVSRPAIAVTLPTVIQPEILLDMGANVDCDAHNLLQFAQLGTIYFSYIYNVPQPRVALLNIGEESAKGNLMSRDAWTLLSQAKDLNFVGNIEGKDVLKGDCDVIVCDGFVGNIVLKTIEGAVISVFELLKEQLNKDWIAKLGGLLSYPVYSYLKRKLDHTEIGGALLVGLNGCSIVCHGSSNAKAIKNAIRFAVRTAQSGFVHHTREYFERMR, encoded by the coding sequence GTGCGCATAGCCTTGGACGCTTTTGGAAGCGACCGCGCGCCGCATCCAGAGGTGGAGGGGGCAGTTCTGGCTATAAAAGAAGAGGTCTGCGAAACCGTCCTTTTGGTGGGAGACGAAACGATCTTGCAAGCTGAATTGGATAAATATTATTACGATCGCTCACGCATCCAAATCGTCCACGCCTCCCAACGTATTTCAATGGATGACAGCGCCGCGGAATCTGTGCGTTCAAAACGGGATTCCTCGATGGTCAAAACTGTGGAATTGCACAAAAAAGGGGAAGCCGATGCTGCTGTCAGCGCGGGTAATTCCGGTGCCTTTATGGGCGCCTCGTTGCTCGGTTACGGACGCATCAAGGGCGTTTCCCGCCCTGCCATCGCAGTGACCCTGCCCACCGTAATACAGCCGGAAATCCTGTTGGACATGGGCGCGAATGTGGATTGTGACGCCCACAATCTTTTGCAATTCGCGCAGCTTGGAACCATCTATTTCAGTTATATTTACAACGTTCCCCAGCCTCGGGTGGCTTTGTTGAACATCGGCGAGGAAAGCGCCAAGGGAAATTTGATGTCCCGCGATGCCTGGACCCTGCTTTCCCAAGCCAAGGACCTCAATTTTGTGGGCAACATCGAAGGAAAAGACGTTTTGAAAGGTGATTGCGACGTGATTGTTTGCGATGGCTTCGTTGGAAACATTGTTCTAAAAACCATCGAAGGCGCAGTCATTTCCGTTTTCGAACTGCTGAAAGAGCAGTTGAATAAAGACTGGATTGCCAAGCTGGGTGGGCTGCTTTCCTACCCTGTTTACAGCTATCTGAAACGCAAGCTGGACCACACCGAAATTGGCGGCGCGCTGTTGGTTGGGCTGAATGGATGCAGCATTGTTTGCCACGGCAGCAGCAACGCCAAAGCTATCAAAAATGCCATCAGATTCGCCGTACGCACGGCGCAGTCTGGATTTGTGCACCACACCAGGGAATATTTTGAGAGGATGCGCTAA
- a CDS encoding CvpA family protein: MGFIDWLILIMLAVSAFMGYRKGIAAMLVRLGGAVALFLLIGQIFPLVRNALIENFKLGLVLSCILAAILIIVAAVVILGLLAKIFTKALKVVRLSAVNRFLGLVMGFVNGLVSVIILMVLLDYAPKLSEPLKDHANHRVYAAMDVFKEDIFDNLKMNEHNRFNEIREKQKKDNNQSGQNE, encoded by the coding sequence ATGGGTTTCATTGATTGGCTGATTCTGATAATGTTGGCAGTATCCGCGTTCATGGGCTATCGCAAAGGTATTGCCGCAATGCTGGTGCGCCTCGGTGGCGCAGTGGCGCTTTTTTTGCTGATTGGTCAAATCTTTCCCTTGGTGCGCAACGCGCTGATTGAAAACTTCAAGCTGGGCTTGGTTCTTTCCTGCATTTTGGCAGCGATTTTGATTATCGTGGCGGCTGTGGTTATTTTGGGACTTTTGGCAAAGATATTCACCAAAGCGCTGAAAGTGGTTCGCCTTTCCGCTGTTAATCGCTTTTTGGGCTTGGTGATGGGCTTTGTGAATGGTCTGGTGAGCGTCATTATTTTGATGGTGTTGTTGGATTATGCCCCCAAGCTTTCAGAACCCTTAAAAGACCACGCGAACCATCGGGTGTACGCTGCCATGGACGTTTTCAAGGAAGATATCTTCGACAACCTCAAAATGAACGAACACAATCGTTTTAACGAAATCAGGGAGAAACAGAAAAAAGACAATAACCAATCCGGACAAAACGAATGA
- a CDS encoding MFS transporter, producing the protein MQTGALRAPGRRFAWEKTFKIWSWRIAVRDSSKAAKAHRAKQKNHTVARTYRVSIIEGIFAQIYGALANIGSNFITKFLVILGASPLHFSILSALGQVSALFQPLGVALTHRPRQRKKLCVWVTAAGRFLSIFIGSALLFSEARQGIAFVLALLFISAGLQAVGGNIWIAWISDIIPAAIRGRFFARRNQILVFSGLLAGYLLSYLTDSFEKGGGALRSFAARWVNPDAFFTIRNQSLWLAGVFVFASILGLAGLVILARQPDRKRSLQQVLPLRQKFGEPFRDKNFRLLMAFGIWWMLATGVGSAFWTPFMLKNLGLSMFKLQLYGSLHMVSSLLSYSFWGKFIDRWGNKPAMLICVILGGLNPMLWLFMTRQNYSLLWIEGLFSGFMWAGNGVATTNFVLAIAGKGREQSYSALYGAIGGVSMMATTLLSGIFYPQPLMLGSRLLASEQVIFGVGGILRWLSVIPLMAVNEKRSSVFQSSHSGY; encoded by the coding sequence TTGCAAACAGGTGCTCTGAGAGCGCCAGGGCGGCGTTTTGCCTGGGAAAAGACCTTCAAAATCTGGAGTTGGAGAATCGCCGTGCGTGATAGTTCCAAAGCGGCTAAAGCACACAGAGCCAAGCAGAAAAACCATACGGTTGCCAGAACCTACCGCGTTTCCATCATTGAGGGAATTTTTGCCCAAATCTATGGCGCTCTGGCAAATATCGGCAGCAATTTCATCACCAAGTTTTTGGTGATTTTGGGGGCAAGTCCGCTGCATTTCAGCATCCTCAGCGCTTTGGGACAGGTGTCCGCGCTGTTTCAGCCTCTGGGAGTGGCGCTTACCCACAGGCCGAGACAACGCAAGAAACTCTGTGTGTGGGTGACCGCGGCGGGACGTTTCTTAAGCATTTTCATCGGCAGCGCGTTGCTTTTTTCTGAGGCACGCCAGGGCATAGCTTTCGTTTTGGCATTGCTTTTCATCAGCGCGGGTTTGCAGGCTGTGGGTGGAAATATTTGGATTGCCTGGATCAGCGACATCATCCCCGCTGCCATCCGCGGTCGGTTTTTCGCACGTAGGAACCAGATTCTTGTGTTCAGCGGGCTTCTGGCGGGGTATCTGCTTAGTTATCTGACAGATAGCTTTGAAAAAGGCGGTGGGGCTCTGCGTTCTTTCGCGGCAAGATGGGTGAATCCGGATGCTTTTTTCACCATCCGCAATCAGTCTCTTTGGTTGGCGGGAGTATTCGTTTTTGCCAGCATTTTGGGTTTGGCGGGCTTGGTGATTTTGGCTCGGCAGCCGGATAGGAAACGCTCTCTGCAGCAAGTTTTGCCGCTGCGCCAAAAATTTGGGGAACCCTTCCGGGATAAGAATTTTCGCTTGTTGATGGCATTTGGGATTTGGTGGATGCTCGCCACAGGTGTGGGCAGCGCCTTTTGGACACCTTTCATGCTTAAAAACCTGGGGCTCAGTATGTTCAAGCTCCAGCTTTACGGCAGTTTACACATGGTTTCCTCGCTGCTTTCATATTCTTTTTGGGGCAAATTCATCGATCGCTGGGGAAACAAACCTGCCATGCTGATCTGCGTGATTTTGGGTGGGTTGAACCCCATGCTGTGGCTCTTTATGACGCGTCAAAACTATTCTTTACTGTGGATTGAAGGCCTTTTTTCAGGGTTTATGTGGGCGGGGAATGGAGTTGCCACCACGAATTTTGTTTTGGCAATCGCAGGAAAGGGCAGGGAGCAAAGCTACAGCGCGCTTTACGGTGCCATTGGCGGTGTGAGCATGATGGCGACCACCCTGCTGAGCGGAATTTTCTATCCCCAGCCGCTGATGCTGGGTTCCAGACTTCTGGCTTCGGAACAGGTTATCTTTGGTGTGGGCGGAATTCTGCGTTGGCTGAGCGTGATTCCTCTGATGGCGGTTAACGAAAAACGGAGCAGTGTTTTCCAGAGTTCTCATTCTGGATATTGA
- the rpsU gene encoding 30S ribosomal protein S21 — protein MPTVYSKENESFDYLLKRFKKKCEKAAVLSEIRKRQAYEKPSVKKKREANAARRKMLKIQRRMQRYMR, from the coding sequence TTGCCGACAGTATATTCAAAAGAAAATGAGTCCTTCGATTACCTGTTGAAAAGGTTCAAGAAGAAATGCGAAAAAGCCGCGGTCCTCTCCGAAATTCGGAAGAGACAGGCCTACGAAAAGCCGAGCGTAAAGAAAAAACGCGAAGCCAACGCTGCCCGTCGCAAAATGCTCAAGATTCAGCGCAGAATGCAGCGCTATATGAGGTAG